The following coding sequences lie in one Musa acuminata AAA Group cultivar baxijiao chromosome BXJ1-8, Cavendish_Baxijiao_AAA, whole genome shotgun sequence genomic window:
- the LOC135588917 gene encoding serine/threonine receptor-like kinase NFP has protein sequence MEFSPLSLLLILHFFLPLHVSSQTINTNTTLFSCSSNTSMSCSTFVLYRTQPVYTDLGSISDLFGVSRLLLEEANDLRSEEVTLPADQLLVVPVACGCTGNRSSANITYTIKEGDNFFLVSTNAFGNLTDYHLVEDLNPTLEPTSLRPSQEVIVPVYCKCPEKTQLDRGIKFLVTYVWSAEDNVFQLSKKMNSSRDAMEATNNYRNFSAAVFHPILIPVPEKPHIPLLLYNTTPPAVDRSSKSNRKAIIVSTVAGAASAVVIWSLLLLVCTMFCHKTPIIGTRSAADLLTRNQSMSKGKKLLAGVSQFIDKPLMYEIKDIMEATMNLSEVLRIGSLVYQATLNGEVYAVKQAKGHVAEEMRISQIVNHANIIKLAGFSVHEDGRIFWVYEFSENGSLDKWLFANPSSSNSTCHLSWRQRLNIALDVANGLQYLHEHTRPSMVHRAIKTSNILLDAHFKAKISNFSMAKPATIGIRPSRDVFAFGVVLLELLSGKEEAIEAAEVRVLSREIRTVLEAEEERVERLRRWMDPNLKGLYPLDGAITLATMARACTTEDSTERPRISEIVFGLSVLSQSCTDPFERASMMTNSGERLPIKDIVVAR, from the coding sequence ATGGAGTTCTCTCCCCTCTCTCTCCTTTTGATCCTTCACTTCTTCCTACCTCTCCATGTTAGCTCTCAGACCATCAACACCAACACCACGCTTTTCTCGTGCTCGTCGAACACCTCCATGTCCTGTAGTACTTTCGTGTTATATCGGACACAACCGGTGTACACCGACCTCGGGAGCATCTCCGATCTCTTCGGCGTCAGCCGCTTGTTGTTGGAGGAAGCCAACGATCTACGATCCGAGGAAGTCACGCTTCCTGCGGATCAGCTTTTGGTCGTCCCTGTAGCATGTGGTTGCACCGGGAACAGGTCTTCTGCCAACATCACGTACACGATCAAGGAAGGTGATAACTTCTTCCTGGTTTCGACGAACGCGTTCGGCAACCTCACAGATTACCATCTTGTCGAAGACTTGAATCCGACGCTGGAGCCAACGTCTCTgaggcccagccaggaggtgatcGTCCCAGTATACTGCAAGTGTCCCGAAAAGACCCAATTGGATCGGGGCATCAAGTTCCTCGTAACCTATGTGTGGTCAGCTGAAGATAACGTCTTCCAACTGAGCAAGAAGATGAACTCTTCAAGAGATGCCATGGAAGCTACTAACAACTACCGAAACTTCAGTGCCGCAGTTTTCCATCCGATACTTATTCCGGTGCCGGAGAAGCCGCATATTCCTCTGCTGCTTTATAACACTACCCCTCCGGCTGTTGATCGCAGCAGCAAGTCAAATAGGAAAGCCATCATCGTTTCAACCGTGGCTGGGGCTGCTTCGGCCGTGGTCATTTGGAGCTTGTTGCTACTCGTCTGCACCATGTTTTGCCACAAAACTCCAATAATAGGCACAAGATCTGCTGCTGATCTTCTTACGCGGAACCAGTCCATGAGCAAAGGAAAGAAGCTGTTGGCTGGAGTCTCCCAATTCATAGACAAGCCACTCATGTACGAGATCAAAGATATCATGGAAGCTACCATGAATCTGAGCGAGGTTCTCCGGATCGGCTCTCTGGTTTATCAAGCCACACTTAACGGCGAGGTGTATGCTGTGAAGCAGGCAAAAGGTCATGTTGCAGAGGAGATGAGGATTTCTCAGATCGTGAACCATGCAAACATCATTAAGCTGGCAGGATTCTCCGTTCATGAAGATGGGCGTATCTTCTGGGTCTATGAATTTTCCGAAAATGGATCTCTGGACAAGTGGTTGTTCGCGAACCCTTCCTCATCGAACTCCACCTGTCACCTTTCGTGGAGACAGAGACTGAACATAGCACTGGATGTCGCTAATGGCCTTCAGTACTTGCACGAACACACGAGGCCGAGCATGGTTCACAGAGCCATTAAAACCAGCAACATTCTTCTTGATGCTCACTTCAAGGCCAAGATATCCAACTTCTCGATGGCGAAGCCTGCAACCATCGGAATAAGACCATCTCGAGACGTGTTCGCTTTCGGTGTAGTCCTACTGGAGTTGCTATCGGGAAAGGAGGAAGCCATTGAAGCCGCTGAAGTTCGTGTTCTATCGAGGGAGATAAGAACGGTGCTGGAAGCCGAAGAAGAGAGAGTGGAAAGGCTGCGGAGATGGATGGATCCCAACCTGAAAGGCTTATATCCTTTGGATGGTGCCATAACCTTGGCAACCATGGCGAGAGCATGCACTACAGAGGATTCTACCGAAAGGCCAAGAATATCTGAAATCGTTTTCGGCCTCTCGGTTCTTTCTCAGTCATGCACTGATCCATTCGAAAGGGCATCGATGATGACCAATTCGGGGGAAAGACTCCCGATAAAGGACATAGTTGTAGCTCGTTGA
- the LOC135585555 gene encoding protein TIC 62, chloroplastic-like isoform X2 translates to MEVFSLRSLPCAARPPSRTWKRALVERLAAVSGRSLPAPGKPSRCPRDGNPRSLCSRPRASVSSDAKAGEVSKQEMSSKDKDLVFVAGATGRVGSRLVRELLKLGFRVRAGVRSAQRAEPLVQSVQQMKPDVGTGPSGTEPAAKLELVECDLEKQGDIGPAIGNSSTVLCCIGASEKEISDITGPYRIDYKATENLIKAATVTKVDHFILLTSLGTNKFGLPAAILNLFWGVLFWKRKAEEALIASGLPYTIVRPGGMERPTDSYKETHNIVLANEDTYFGGQVSNLQVAELMAFMAKNRKISYCKVVEVIAETTAPLLPMDELLSKIPSQREPLAEIVKDVARSSTEPKPTKLVVEEEPEKTEGQKTRPLSPYYMYADLKPPSSPTPGSSKEKQVEFVQAKSEPEPTSASLSASKLSEDVAKKEAGQVLSQKTRPLSPYTAYEDLKPPSSPSPVDYKATTNIVIPESPEVPHGNSSYRSPFPVYEDLRPPASPAPSLPKY, encoded by the exons atggAGGTGTTCTCGTTACGATCTCTGCCTTGTGCAGCTCGACCCCCCTCGAGAACTTGGAAAAGGGCTCTCGTAGAGCGACTCGCCGCCGTCTCCGGTCGATCCCTCCCGGCCCCAGGGAAACCCTCGAGGTGCCCTCGAGATGGAAACCCTCGATCCCTCTGCTCCCGGCCTCGGGCTTCCG TTTCATCCGATGCCAAGGCCGGGGAAGTAAGTAAACAGGAAATGAGCTCGAAGGATAAAGATCTTGTGTTTGTTGCTGGTGCAACCGGTAGAGTTGGTTCACGTCTTGTAAG GGAGCTTCTGAAACTTGGGTTTCGAGTGCGAGCAGGAGTCAGGAGTGCGCAAAGAGCAGAACCACTAGTCCAG AGTGTTCAACAAATGAAGCCTGATGTCGGAACCGGACCTTCAGGAACTGAAC CTGCAGCGAAGCTTGAACTCGTTGAATGTGACCTTGAAAAACAAGGTGACATAGGACCAGCAATAGGTAATTCTTCCACGGTTTTATGCTGCATAGGAGCCAGTGAGAAGGAGATTTCTGACATAACAGGACCATATCGAATCGACTATAAAGCTACCGAGAACCTTATAAAAGCTG CAACTGTCACAAAAGTTGACCACTTCATTCTGCTTACATCTTTGGGAACAAATAAGTTTGGGCTTCCAGCTGCAATTCTAAA CTTGTTTTGGGGAGTCCTCTTCTGGAAAAGGAAGGCAGAAGAAGCATTAATTGCCAGTGGTCTACCTTACACA ATAGTAAGGCCAGGGGGGATGGAACGACCCACAGACTCTTATAAGGAGACTCATAATATTGTCCTTGCTAATGAGGATACTTATTTTGGTGGACAAGTCtccaaccttcag GTTGCAGAACTCATGGCATTCATGGCGAAAAATAGAAAGATCTCATACTGCAAGGTTGTTGAGGTGATTGCTGAAACAACTGCACCACTGCTGCCTATGGATGAGCTTCTTTCCAAGATTCCTTCACAACGG GAACCACTGGCTGAGATTGTGAAGGATGTTGCACGTTCAAGTACTGAACCGAAACCTACCAAGTTAGTTGTGGAGGAAGAACCTGAAAAAACCGAAGGACAGAAGACAAGACCACTTTCTCCTTACTATAT GTATGCTGACCTGAAGCCGCCAAGCTCTCCAACACCTGGAAGTTCAAAAGAGAAACAGGTGGAGTTTGTGCAAGCTAAATCAGAGCCTGAACCTACATCAGCTTCATTAAGTGCATCCAAATTGTCTGAAGATGTTGCCAAGAAGGAAGCTGGCCAAGTTCTATCCCAGAAAACTAGGCCTCTCTCTCCTTATACAGC GTATGAAGATCTGAAACCACCTTCCTCTCCATCCCCAGTGGACTATAAAGCTACAACAAATATAGTCATTCCAGAGTCTCCTGAAGTTCCACATGGTAACTCGAGTTACCGGTCACCATTTCCCGT GTACGAAGATTTAAGGCCTCCGGCTTCACCGGCACCATCGTTGCCAAAATATTAG
- the LOC135585555 gene encoding protein TIC 62, chloroplastic-like isoform X1 — protein sequence MEVFSLRSLPCAARPPSRTWKRALVERLAAVSGRSLPAPGKPSRCPRDGNPRSLCSRPRASAAVSSDAKAGEVSKQEMSSKDKDLVFVAGATGRVGSRLVRELLKLGFRVRAGVRSAQRAEPLVQSVQQMKPDVGTGPSGTEPAAKLELVECDLEKQGDIGPAIGNSSTVLCCIGASEKEISDITGPYRIDYKATENLIKAATVTKVDHFILLTSLGTNKFGLPAAILNLFWGVLFWKRKAEEALIASGLPYTIVRPGGMERPTDSYKETHNIVLANEDTYFGGQVSNLQVAELMAFMAKNRKISYCKVVEVIAETTAPLLPMDELLSKIPSQREPLAEIVKDVARSSTEPKPTKLVVEEEPEKTEGQKTRPLSPYYMYADLKPPSSPTPGSSKEKQVEFVQAKSEPEPTSASLSASKLSEDVAKKEAGQVLSQKTRPLSPYTAYEDLKPPSSPSPVDYKATTNIVIPESPEVPHGNSSYRSPFPVYEDLRPPASPAPSLPKY from the exons atggAGGTGTTCTCGTTACGATCTCTGCCTTGTGCAGCTCGACCCCCCTCGAGAACTTGGAAAAGGGCTCTCGTAGAGCGACTCGCCGCCGTCTCCGGTCGATCCCTCCCGGCCCCAGGGAAACCCTCGAGGTGCCCTCGAGATGGAAACCCTCGATCCCTCTGCTCCCGGCCTCGGGCTTCCG CGGCAGTTTCATCCGATGCCAAGGCCGGGGAAGTAAGTAAACAGGAAATGAGCTCGAAGGATAAAGATCTTGTGTTTGTTGCTGGTGCAACCGGTAGAGTTGGTTCACGTCTTGTAAG GGAGCTTCTGAAACTTGGGTTTCGAGTGCGAGCAGGAGTCAGGAGTGCGCAAAGAGCAGAACCACTAGTCCAG AGTGTTCAACAAATGAAGCCTGATGTCGGAACCGGACCTTCAGGAACTGAAC CTGCAGCGAAGCTTGAACTCGTTGAATGTGACCTTGAAAAACAAGGTGACATAGGACCAGCAATAGGTAATTCTTCCACGGTTTTATGCTGCATAGGAGCCAGTGAGAAGGAGATTTCTGACATAACAGGACCATATCGAATCGACTATAAAGCTACCGAGAACCTTATAAAAGCTG CAACTGTCACAAAAGTTGACCACTTCATTCTGCTTACATCTTTGGGAACAAATAAGTTTGGGCTTCCAGCTGCAATTCTAAA CTTGTTTTGGGGAGTCCTCTTCTGGAAAAGGAAGGCAGAAGAAGCATTAATTGCCAGTGGTCTACCTTACACA ATAGTAAGGCCAGGGGGGATGGAACGACCCACAGACTCTTATAAGGAGACTCATAATATTGTCCTTGCTAATGAGGATACTTATTTTGGTGGACAAGTCtccaaccttcag GTTGCAGAACTCATGGCATTCATGGCGAAAAATAGAAAGATCTCATACTGCAAGGTTGTTGAGGTGATTGCTGAAACAACTGCACCACTGCTGCCTATGGATGAGCTTCTTTCCAAGATTCCTTCACAACGG GAACCACTGGCTGAGATTGTGAAGGATGTTGCACGTTCAAGTACTGAACCGAAACCTACCAAGTTAGTTGTGGAGGAAGAACCTGAAAAAACCGAAGGACAGAAGACAAGACCACTTTCTCCTTACTATAT GTATGCTGACCTGAAGCCGCCAAGCTCTCCAACACCTGGAAGTTCAAAAGAGAAACAGGTGGAGTTTGTGCAAGCTAAATCAGAGCCTGAACCTACATCAGCTTCATTAAGTGCATCCAAATTGTCTGAAGATGTTGCCAAGAAGGAAGCTGGCCAAGTTCTATCCCAGAAAACTAGGCCTCTCTCTCCTTATACAGC GTATGAAGATCTGAAACCACCTTCCTCTCCATCCCCAGTGGACTATAAAGCTACAACAAATATAGTCATTCCAGAGTCTCCTGAAGTTCCACATGGTAACTCGAGTTACCGGTCACCATTTCCCGT GTACGAAGATTTAAGGCCTCCGGCTTCACCGGCACCATCGTTGCCAAAATATTAG
- the LOC135585555 gene encoding protein TIC 62, chloroplastic-like isoform X4, translating into MSEPDLQELNITLAFRPAAAKLELVECDLEKQGDIGPAIGNSSTVLCCIGASEKEISDITGPYRIDYKATENLIKAATVTKVDHFILLTSLGTNKFGLPAAILNLFWGVLFWKRKAEEALIASGLPYTIVRPGGMERPTDSYKETHNIVLANEDTYFGGQVSNLQVAELMAFMAKNRKISYCKVVEVIAETTAPLLPMDELLSKIPSQREPLAEIVKDVARSSTEPKPTKLVVEEEPEKTEGQKTRPLSPYYMYADLKPPSSPTPGSSKEKQVEFVQAKSEPEPTSASLSASKLSEDVAKKEAGQVLSQKTRPLSPYTAYEDLKPPSSPSPVDYKATTNIVIPESPEVPHGNSSYRSPFPVYEDLRPPASPAPSLPKY; encoded by the exons ATGTCGGAACCGGACCTTCAGGAACTGAAC ATTACTCTGGCTTTTAGACCAGCTGCAGCGAAGCTTGAACTCGTTGAATGTGACCTTGAAAAACAAGGTGACATAGGACCAGCAATAGGTAATTCTTCCACGGTTTTATGCTGCATAGGAGCCAGTGAGAAGGAGATTTCTGACATAACAGGACCATATCGAATCGACTATAAAGCTACCGAGAACCTTATAAAAGCTG CAACTGTCACAAAAGTTGACCACTTCATTCTGCTTACATCTTTGGGAACAAATAAGTTTGGGCTTCCAGCTGCAATTCTAAA CTTGTTTTGGGGAGTCCTCTTCTGGAAAAGGAAGGCAGAAGAAGCATTAATTGCCAGTGGTCTACCTTACACA ATAGTAAGGCCAGGGGGGATGGAACGACCCACAGACTCTTATAAGGAGACTCATAATATTGTCCTTGCTAATGAGGATACTTATTTTGGTGGACAAGTCtccaaccttcag GTTGCAGAACTCATGGCATTCATGGCGAAAAATAGAAAGATCTCATACTGCAAGGTTGTTGAGGTGATTGCTGAAACAACTGCACCACTGCTGCCTATGGATGAGCTTCTTTCCAAGATTCCTTCACAACGG GAACCACTGGCTGAGATTGTGAAGGATGTTGCACGTTCAAGTACTGAACCGAAACCTACCAAGTTAGTTGTGGAGGAAGAACCTGAAAAAACCGAAGGACAGAAGACAAGACCACTTTCTCCTTACTATAT GTATGCTGACCTGAAGCCGCCAAGCTCTCCAACACCTGGAAGTTCAAAAGAGAAACAGGTGGAGTTTGTGCAAGCTAAATCAGAGCCTGAACCTACATCAGCTTCATTAAGTGCATCCAAATTGTCTGAAGATGTTGCCAAGAAGGAAGCTGGCCAAGTTCTATCCCAGAAAACTAGGCCTCTCTCTCCTTATACAGC GTATGAAGATCTGAAACCACCTTCCTCTCCATCCCCAGTGGACTATAAAGCTACAACAAATATAGTCATTCCAGAGTCTCCTGAAGTTCCACATGGTAACTCGAGTTACCGGTCACCATTTCCCGT GTACGAAGATTTAAGGCCTCCGGCTTCACCGGCACCATCGTTGCCAAAATATTAG
- the LOC103993831 gene encoding STS14 protein, giving the protein MMMAWRFHRLVVSCVLAVAVLRCSGPVEAGRRGGLLARTAPTAADQFLTGHNEARKAVLVGPLQWSANLSSSASALVRHQKQNRSCEFADLESSTYGANQAWTSYPVSPEEAVRSWVGERKYYSYENNSCAAGHECGTYTQVVWRKTAEVGCAQATCGKRGSTLTLCLYLPHGNVQGQKPY; this is encoded by the coding sequence ATGATGATGGCTTGGAGGTTCCACCGACTCGTCGTCTCCTGTGTCTTGGCGGTGGCCGTGCTGAGGTGCAGCGGCCCGGTGGAAGCCGGCCGCCGGGGCGGGCTCCTGGCGAGAACGGCGCCCACCGCGGCGGACCAGTTCCTGACCGGCCACAACGAGGCGCGGAAGGCGGTCCTGGTCGGGCCGCTCCAGTGGAGCGCGAACCTGAGCTCGAGTGCGAGCGCGCTGGTGAGGCACCAGAAACAGAACAGGAGCTGCGAGTTCGCGGACCTGGAGTCGAGCACCTACGGGGCGAACCAGGCGTGGACGAGCTACCCGGTGAGCCCGGAGGAGGCGGTGCGGTCGTGGGTGGGGGAGAGGAAGTACTACAGCTACGAGAACAACTCGTGCGCCGCGGGGCACGAGTGCGGGACGTACACGCAGGTGGTGTGGCGGAAGACGGCGGAGGTGGGATGCGCTCAGGCCACCTGTGGCAAGCGAGGATCGACGCTCACGCTCTGCCTTTACCTTCCCCATGGCAACGTCCAGGGGCAGAAGCCGTACTAG
- the LOC135581841 gene encoding agamous-like MADS-box protein AGL62, with protein MVRRKPSMGRQKIEIKRIQNEEARQVCFSKRRSGLFKKASELTILCGAELGVVVFSPAGKVFSFGHPTVDAVVDRFFAGHPHPQAAVAAASTAAESRREAAVRELNRQCMELHDLVEAEKKKRDALEKAMKKVQAAEPLYWDADVESLDTEELQEFERRLVELRNNVARRADQLLQQSFVPKQQFPDDAVVMQGALAVKNEGDMRPSPLAGGFGYGHGFSGSM; from the coding sequence ATGGTGAGGAGGAAGCCCAGCATGGGGCGGCAGAAGATAGAGATCAAGAGGATACAGAACGAGGAGGCGCGACAAGTGTGCTTCTCTAAGCGCCGTAGTGGGCTCTTCAAGAAGGCCAGCGAGTTGACCATCCTCTGTGGCGCGGAGCTGGGGGTTGTCGTGTTCTCCCCCGCCGGCAAGGTGTTCTCCTTCGGCCACCCCACCGTCGACGCCGTCGTCGACCGCTTCTTCGCCGGCCACCCGCACCCGCAGGCGGCCGTCGCAGCCGCGTCCACGGCGGCCGAGTCCCGCCGCGAGGCGGCCGTCCGCGAGCTCAACCGCCAGTGCATGGAGCTGCACGACCTGGTCGAGGCCGAGAAGAAGAAGCGCGACGCCCTCGAGAAGGCCATGAAGAAGGTGCAGGCGGCGGAGCCGCTCTACTGGGACGCCGACGTCGAGAGCCTCGACACGGAGGAGCTGCAGGAGTTCGAGAGGCGACTGGTGGAGCTGCGGAACAACGTGGCGAGGAGGGCCGACCAGCTCCTACAACAGTCCTTCGTTCCCAAGCAGCAGTTCCCCGATGACGCCGTCGTCATGCAGGGGGCTCTCGCCGTCAAGAACGAAGGCGACATGCGTCCTTCTCCTCTTGCCGGCGGATTCGGCTACGGCCATGGGTTCTCTGGGTCGATGTAG
- the LOC135585555 gene encoding protein TIC 62, chloroplastic-like isoform X3, whose product MEVFSLRSLPCAARPPSRTWKRALVERLAAVSGRSLPAPGKPSRCPRDGNPRSLCSRPRASAAVSSDAKAGEVSKQEMSSKDKDLVFVAGATGRVGSRLVRELLKLGFRVRAGVRSAQRAEPLVQSVQQMKPDVGTGPSGTEPAAKLELVECDLEKQGDIGPAIGNSSTVLCCIGASEKEISDITGPYRIDYKATENLIKAATVTKVDHFILLTSLGTNKFGLPAAILNLFWGVLFWKRKAEEALIASGLPYTIVRPGGMERPTDSYKETHNIVLANEDTYFGGQVSNLQVAELMAFMAKNRKISYCKVVEVIAETTAPLLPMDELLSKIPSQREPLAEIVKDVARSSTEPKPTKLVVEEEPEKTEGQKTRPLSPYYMYADLKPPSSPTPGSSKEKQVEFVQAKSEPEPTSASLSASKLSEDVAKKEAGQVLSQKTRPLSPYTAYEDLKPPSSPSPVDYKATTNIVIPESPEVPHGTKI is encoded by the exons atggAGGTGTTCTCGTTACGATCTCTGCCTTGTGCAGCTCGACCCCCCTCGAGAACTTGGAAAAGGGCTCTCGTAGAGCGACTCGCCGCCGTCTCCGGTCGATCCCTCCCGGCCCCAGGGAAACCCTCGAGGTGCCCTCGAGATGGAAACCCTCGATCCCTCTGCTCCCGGCCTCGGGCTTCCG CGGCAGTTTCATCCGATGCCAAGGCCGGGGAAGTAAGTAAACAGGAAATGAGCTCGAAGGATAAAGATCTTGTGTTTGTTGCTGGTGCAACCGGTAGAGTTGGTTCACGTCTTGTAAG GGAGCTTCTGAAACTTGGGTTTCGAGTGCGAGCAGGAGTCAGGAGTGCGCAAAGAGCAGAACCACTAGTCCAG AGTGTTCAACAAATGAAGCCTGATGTCGGAACCGGACCTTCAGGAACTGAAC CTGCAGCGAAGCTTGAACTCGTTGAATGTGACCTTGAAAAACAAGGTGACATAGGACCAGCAATAGGTAATTCTTCCACGGTTTTATGCTGCATAGGAGCCAGTGAGAAGGAGATTTCTGACATAACAGGACCATATCGAATCGACTATAAAGCTACCGAGAACCTTATAAAAGCTG CAACTGTCACAAAAGTTGACCACTTCATTCTGCTTACATCTTTGGGAACAAATAAGTTTGGGCTTCCAGCTGCAATTCTAAA CTTGTTTTGGGGAGTCCTCTTCTGGAAAAGGAAGGCAGAAGAAGCATTAATTGCCAGTGGTCTACCTTACACA ATAGTAAGGCCAGGGGGGATGGAACGACCCACAGACTCTTATAAGGAGACTCATAATATTGTCCTTGCTAATGAGGATACTTATTTTGGTGGACAAGTCtccaaccttcag GTTGCAGAACTCATGGCATTCATGGCGAAAAATAGAAAGATCTCATACTGCAAGGTTGTTGAGGTGATTGCTGAAACAACTGCACCACTGCTGCCTATGGATGAGCTTCTTTCCAAGATTCCTTCACAACGG GAACCACTGGCTGAGATTGTGAAGGATGTTGCACGTTCAAGTACTGAACCGAAACCTACCAAGTTAGTTGTGGAGGAAGAACCTGAAAAAACCGAAGGACAGAAGACAAGACCACTTTCTCCTTACTATAT GTATGCTGACCTGAAGCCGCCAAGCTCTCCAACACCTGGAAGTTCAAAAGAGAAACAGGTGGAGTTTGTGCAAGCTAAATCAGAGCCTGAACCTACATCAGCTTCATTAAGTGCATCCAAATTGTCTGAAGATGTTGCCAAGAAGGAAGCTGGCCAAGTTCTATCCCAGAAAACTAGGCCTCTCTCTCCTTATACAGC GTATGAAGATCTGAAACCACCTTCCTCTCCATCCCCAGTGGACTATAAAGCTACAACAAATATAGTCATTCCAGAGTCTCCTGAAGTTCCACATG GTACGAAGATTTAA